From the genome of Pseudomonas putida:
GCACCCGCTGGTGCGACGCCCAGGGCGCGCTGTGTGACCTTCCGGTGCGTCAGGCACTGGTGGCCTTTACCGAGACCGCCTTGCTCGACGAGGCGGCGTTGGATGTGCTTCGGGACAACCCGCCGAGTCAGGGGGTGGGGGCTTGGTTGGAAGCGTGCGGCTACCACCCGGTGACCTTGCCGGAGGATGGCACCCAGGTCCATGTCGGTCGCCATGGCCTTGCTCGTTACTACGGCCCGGAGATGTTCTATCGGTTTTCCGGCACCCGTGAGAGCGAAATGATGGGGCAGGACCTGGTCGAATGGAGCCCACACGCGGTGGCGGTCACCCAGGTTACCGACGCAGCGGGCTTGCTGAGCAAATTCGGTTATGACTGGCGTTTCATTACCCCGATCTCGCTTACCGATGCCAACTCGAATGTGCATCGGGTGGGCCTCGATGCGCTCGGCCGGGTCGTTGAGTCGCGCATACACGGCAGCGAAAACGGCGTTGCCACGGGCTATGGCAGCCAGGCGTTCGCGCTGCCGCAAACGGTGGAGGGCATGCTGGCCCTACGCGGCGGCGAGGTACCCGTGGCTACCGCGCACCGGCAGGTGACCGACAGTTGGATGCCGCTGGCGCGGGACCGCGATGGCCACGTGCTGACGACCCGCATCGGTGAGCTCGCCTTGCGTCGCTTGATCGAACGGCATGCGTTGCCGGCGCCAGACCTGGCCGAAGAGCGCCAACCCCCCCATGTCATCACGCTGCAGACCGACCGTTATGACGGTGATCCACAGCAACAGGTGCGCTTGAGCGTCAGCCATGGCGATGGGGCTGGGCGAGCTTTGCAGAGCGCTGTGCTGAGCGCCCCAGGCGAGGCCCTGGTGCGCACTCCCGAAGGTCGGTTGAAGGTCGACGCCCAAGGTAAGGCCGTCACCGTTAACGCATCGGTGCGCTGGGCAGTGAGTGGCAAGACCGAGTACGACAACAAGGGGCAACCGGTGCGCACCTGGTTGCCGTACTACCTCGACGACTGGCGCCTGGTGCGCGACGACAGCGCCCGTGAAGGTCTGCACGCCGATACCCACCTGTACGACGCCCTTGGGCGCGTAATTCGTGTGGTGACCGCAGCGGGCCGGGAACGGCGTACGCGGTTCTATCCCTGGTTCACCGTCTCGGAAGATGAAAACGACACGGTTCAATGAATTGCCCAGGCAAAAGGAGTACATCGATGCCTGTCATCACGCACAAGGCTGTACATCGCAACACCCCGACCGTGACGGTGCGGGACAATCGCGGACTGACCGTACGGGAAATCAGCTACCATCGCCACCCGGAAAAGCTGCAACAGACCGACACCCGAATCACTCGGCATCGCTATGACGCCCGAGGGTTCAAGGTGCAAAGCAGCGACCCGCGGCTGCACGCGGCGGGCCTGAACAACTTCACCTGGCAATACGATCTCGGCGGCCAGCCACTGCGCACCCGCAGCGTCGATACCGGCGTGACCGTGCAACTGGCCGATGCGGCAGGCCGGCCCAGAATGGCCGTTACCCAGGTCGCGGAAGACGAACTGGGCCACCAAGACCGCAGCCAGGCAGTGACCCGCACCTGGCATTACGAGACCGCCACCCGGCTCGGGCGTCCACTGGGCATCAGCGAACAGGTCGAGGGCCAGCCTGCGCGTCGCATCGAGCGCTGCGTCTATGCTGGCAACAGCGCGGCGGAACAGGCCGTCAACCTGGCGGGTCAAGTCAGCCTGCATTTTGACACTGCTGGCTTGACGCAAACCCACGCCATCACCCTCACGGGCGTACCCCAGCGGATCACTCGCCGCCTGCTCGCCGACGCCGACGACCCGCTGGTGACTGCCGACTGGCAGGGCAGCGATATCGAGCACTGGATGGCGGCGTTGCAGCCGCCCGAGGAGGGCGCGAGCAGCACCACCTCTGCCGATGCCACGGGGGCGGTGCTGACCAGCACCGATGCTGCGGGAAACGTTCAGGAGCAGGCCTACGATGTGGCCGGGCTGCTCAAGAGCACCTGGCTGACGCTCAAGGACAGCCACCGGCAGGACATTCTCAAGGCCATGAGCTACTCGGCGGCGGGCCAGAAACTGCATGAAGAGCATGGTAACGGGCTGATCACCCGTTACCGCTACGAGCCACGCACCCAACGCCTGGCCGGGATCCGCACCGAGCGCCCGCAAGGGCATACATTGGGCGCGAAGGTGCTGCAGGACCTGCGTTACACCTACGATGCGGTCGGCAATGTGCTCAAGGTGCGCGACGATGCCGAGGCTATTCGCTTCTGGCGCAACCAGAAGATCGAACCCGAATGCACCTACAGCTATGACAGCCTCTATCAATTGGCCAGCGCTACCGGACGGGAGATGGCCAATGCCGCTCGGCAAGGCCGCCAACCGCCAGAGCGCCAGGCGCTCGATAACGCGACGCTCACCCAGTACACGCGCACCTACGACTACGACAGCGCCGGCAACTTGATGCGCATTCGCCACAGTGCCCCGGCCAGTGGCAACAGCTACACCCTCGACATCACCATCAGCGACCGCAGCAATCGTGGGGTGGTCAGCGCCTTGACCGAAGACCCGGCGCAGGTCGATCGGTTGTTCACGCCAGGCGGGATGCAGAGAGTGCTGGCGCCGGGGCAACGGTTGGCCTGGACGCCGCGAGGGGAGTTGCACAGTGTCGCACCTGTCACCCGTGAAGGGGGGGTGAGCGATCAGGAAAGCTACCGCTACGATATCGGCAATCAACGCATCCTCAAGGTCAGTTCGCAGTTGCATGCAGGGACCACGCAGCGCCACCGGGTGCTCTACCTGCCCGGATTGGAGCTGCGCCGCGCATCGAACGACGACAGGCTCAGCGAAGATTTGCAGGTGGCGTCGGTCGTCGCTGGCGATGCCGCCCAGGTCCGCGCGCTACGTTGGATCAGCGGCAAGCCAGACGACATCGACAACGATCAGTTGCGCTATGCCTACGCCGACCATCTGGGCAGTGCCAGCCTGGAAGTCGATGGGGAAGGGGCGGTCATCAGCCAGGAGGTGTATTACCCGTTTGGCGGCACCGCTGCCTGGGCTGCCCGCAGTGAGGCGCAAGGACGTTACAAGACCGTGCGCTATAGCGGTAAGGAGCGCGATGCCACTGGGCTGTACTATTACGGGTTCCGCTACTACCAGCCTTGGGCTGGGCGCTGGCTTAGCGCGGATCCGGCTGGGACGGTGGACGGGCTGAATCTATATGGCATGGTCCGTGGCAATCCAATGACACTTTGTGACCCAACGGGGTTGGAGGGTAAAAAGAAAACGCTTGGGGCAGAGGGGAACAGAGGCGGCGGGCAGGCGGCAGGCCAAGACTCTCCTCAGGTGACGTCCCCAACTGCAACTGATGCTCCGACAACTTCTGGCGGCCAGTCCGGGCAAGGTCCAGGGAGCACAGATGCCCACGAACTGAACGACGACGGTTTCCAGGTGCAAACAAAACGGGGGAATAAGTCAGCTAACAGGCCAGCCAATGGCAATGGAAACTCATCGTCTACGTCGACTTCAAGGCCCAACCAAACACAACGTAGTGTCGAAACATCTGCAGAACGTGAAGCCAGGGAGCACCGTGAGAGTTTGGCAATGAATGGGCAATGGGACGTGACCGGCTCACCGCTTCACGAACGAATCAAACAACGGAGGGGCAGTCTGCCTGACGACCTGCTCGCCGTCGGCCAGAGGAGCAGTGAAGAAGGAATAGGTGCGCTGGTCTACATGGTTACTGGTCGCACAGCAGCAAAGGGGCAGCACCAGGGAGAGGGCGCATCGCACATCCTGGAGGAACACGGGTCAGACGTCAAAAAAGCCGGGATTGCCGCAGACCAGATAACTCCGTTAATCATGACTGCGCTGGTATCGGGCAAGGAAGTGGGTATCAACAGTCCTGCTGCGAGCAACGCGATTGTTCACAAAGTCAACTTTGGCAACACGGATAGGTTGGTCACTATCGTTATGAGAGGTAACTCCGTTCTCACCGCTTATCCTTTCACCAAACGTAAACCTTTCCCTTTCCTAGCGCACAAAAAACGCTGAAAACGTCCTGAATCTTATGTGCTGTTGTACTTGTATGATATTCCGGACGCTTCAGGCGGCATAGAATGGCCTCATTGCGTATGTGACGAGAGCCAGATCATGGTTGCTGAACAACAACTAACACAGCGCCCAGCCGTTCAAGCCAACCCGCAGGTCAAACCTGAACTGCGGGTCGGTTTCGTCCTGATGAACCAGTTCACCCTGGTCCCGGTAGCCGGCCTGGTCGACTCGCTGCGCTTCGCCGCCGACAAGTCGTTCCGCAGCCAGCAGGTTTATTGCCAGTGGGACTGGATGACCCTCGACGACGGCCCGATCAGCGCCAGCTGTGGCATGCCCATATCCCCCACCAAACCCCTCAACCTGTTCGCCCAGTACGACTACATCGTGCTGGCCGGCGGGCTGCTGGGCGAAACCCGCAACCCACCGGACTGGCTGCTCGACGCCCTGCGCGACGTGCACGCGGCGAACATCCCGATAATCGCGTTGTGCTCGGGTTCGTTTGTACTGGGCAAGGCCGGGTTGCTCGATGGCCGCCGCTGCGCCGTGCATTTCACCTTGCGCGACGAATTCAAGGAGCGCTTCCCGCAGTCGACCATGGTCATCGACAAGAGCTATGTCGACGACCGCGGCATCATCACCTGCCCGGGCGGCACGGCCATCGACCTGGCGGCCAACCTGATTCGCCGTCATTGCGGTGCGGTGCGTGCTCAGAAGGGGTTGGAATACCTGCTGGTGGACGAACGCGCCGAGCAGCAGGACGAGCAGGCTGCGTCCGATGGCCTGTACCAGAACGATCGGGTGCAGCGGGCGATCGCCTTCATGCGCAGCAACCTGGATGCGTCGATGACACTCAAGGCAGTGGCCGAAGCGGTGGGCACCCATCCGCGGCAGTTACACCGGGAATTCGTCGCCAATACCCAGGAGCCACCGGCCAACTACTGGCGCAAACTGCGCCTGGAACATGCGCGCAGATTGCTGGTGAACACCAGCCAGAACATCACCTCGATCGCCCTGGCCTGCGGCTTCTCCGACGCCTCGCACTTCATCTTGTGGTTCCGCAAGCAGTATGGCGAAACGCCCTACAGCTTCCGCAAGCGTCGGCATGAGGTGGAGCGCTTCGACTGGCATGGCGACAAGGTGGGACTGGATCCGGAGTTGTAGGGCATTCACAGCCGCGAGCGGGTCAACAGGCCATCGAGCACCACTTCGCACGCCGCCCCCCAGGTGGCGGCGACCGGCTGGTGCATCAGCACCGCCAGCCCATCGGCAGTGAAGGTGCCAGGTGTGGCGATTGCCTCACCCAAGGCCTTGAGGCTTTGCTCCGGCTGCCTTTGCCCGGCACTGACGCAGTCCTGCAGGTTGGCCAGCACCAGCGCACGTGCCTGGTCAGATGGCAGGCCCTTGTCGCTCAGCCACTGCTGCAGGTCGTGCAACAGGAAATAGAACCAGCCATTCATGCAGGCCGCCACGGTGGCCAGCTCGAAAGCGGGTTCATCGGCCAGCACCACCAGCGTGCCCAGCGGGCCAAGGCATTGCTCTGTCTGGGTATCCGTTGGGCAGACCACTACCGTCGATGCGTTGTACTGCGCACTGTACGACAGCATCGCGCGCACGCAGTGGGCACCTGGGAAGGCGGCACCCAGTTGCTCCAGGTTCACCCCGGCCACCAGCGACACCAGGCGTTGCCCTGGCCGCAGGCGCACCTCGCTGGCCAGTTGCGCCAGCGCATCGGGGCGCACACCGACGATCACCAGCTCGGCCCCGTCTACAACCGCCTGGTTGCTCGGCAGCACCTGGCAGCCATGCTCGGCGGCCAGCGCCCCGGCTCGCTCTGCATTGCGCGGGGACAGCAGGATGGCGCCGGCAAAGCTGCTGCGGCGCAGGCCATGCACCACTTTTTCGGTCAGTTCGCCAACCCCGAGGATGCCCAGGCTGTGCATGTTGCCTCCTTGTTCAGCTTTCCAGGCCAGCGCGGCGCTGGCCCCAGTGCAGGTTCAGGTTGACCCCCAGGCTCAGCAGCGGCTCTGGAGGGTTGCGGTTGGGGCCTTCGGCGCCGAGCAGAAAATCGATCAGTTCGTCGCGCTCGCCACACAGCCAGTCGGCCAGCAGGGTGCCTGTGGCGGTGCCACGGGTGATGCCCAGGCCATTGCAGCACAGCGCCGCGTGGACATTCGGCGCCAGGCTGCCGAAGTGCGACTGGTGATTACGCGACAGGCACATCGAACCGCCCCAGGTGTACTCGAACGGCATGCCCGCCAGCATCGGGAAACGTCGTTCGAACGACGTGCGGTGCTGTCGCCCGGCTCGGTCCAGGTAGCGTTGGTGGGCGCGGCCATCGGCGTTGAAGCTGAAACTGTTGCGCACCAGCAGGCGCTGGTCCGGGGTGCGGCGCAAGGTGCTGCCGAACGGGTCGGCGGGGATGATGCCCCAGGTCGCCTTGCCGCCCAGGCCCGCCTGTTCGTTGTCGGTCAGCGGCCGGGTCATGCTGGCGTAGGTGAAGATGGGCAACAGGCGCCCGGGCAGGAAGCCGAAGTACGAGGCGAAGGCGTTGTTGGTCAGCAACAGTTGGTCGGCGACGATCTGGCCGCCGGCGTGATGCAGGGTGATGCGCGAGCCCTGTTCCAGGCGGGTGATGGTGGTGCGTTCGTACAGCGTCACGTTGTCCGGCAGGCTTTCGGCCAGGCCCTTGGCCAGCGCCGAAGGTTGCAGCAGCTGGGTGCCGGGGGTGTACAGCGCCTTGCGGTAGAAAGGCGTGCCGAGGTGCTCGGGCAGGTCGCGGGCGTCGATCATCTGGTAGGGCTGGTCGAGTTTGTCCAGGCCGCTGCGGTAGGCCTCGAGCACGGCCAGCCCCTTGTCCTCGACCGCCGCCTGGTATTTGCCATCGGGGTGCAGCTGGCAATCGATGCCGTGCTGGCGGATCAACTGGCCGAGGATCGCCTGGGCGCGCAGGTTGAGCTTGAGGTTCATGCGCGCCGTGGCCAGGTCGCCGATGTAGTCGGGGGCGCCGATGTCATGGGGCAGGTCGATGGCAAAACCCGAGTTGCGCCCCGAGGCACCGAAACCGACTTCCTGCGCCTCGACCAGCACCACCTCGTCGTGCGGATGGTGCAGGGCCAGTTGCCGCGCCGCGGCAAGTCCGGTGAAGCCGGCGCCGAGCACGACCCAGCGCGCCTCGCTCCGCCCCTGGTGCGCTGGACGTGGCTTACGCTGGGGGCTGAGGTGAAACCAGCCGCAACC
Proteins encoded in this window:
- a CDS encoding NAD(P)-binding domain-containing protein codes for the protein MHSLGILGVGELTEKVVHGLRRSSFAGAILLSPRNAERAGALAAEHGCQVLPSNQAVVDGAELVIVGVRPDALAQLASEVRLRPGQRLVSLVAGVNLEQLGAAFPGAHCVRAMLSYSAQYNASTVVVCPTDTQTEQCLGPLGTLVVLADEPAFELATVAACMNGWFYFLLHDLQQWLSDKGLPSDQARALVLANLQDCVSAGQRQPEQSLKALGEAIATPGTFTADGLAVLMHQPVAATWGAACEVVLDGLLTRSRL
- a CDS encoding RHS repeat-associated core domain-containing protein, producing the protein MPVITHKAVHRNTPTVTVRDNRGLTVREISYHRHPEKLQQTDTRITRHRYDARGFKVQSSDPRLHAAGLNNFTWQYDLGGQPLRTRSVDTGVTVQLADAAGRPRMAVTQVAEDELGHQDRSQAVTRTWHYETATRLGRPLGISEQVEGQPARRIERCVYAGNSAAEQAVNLAGQVSLHFDTAGLTQTHAITLTGVPQRITRRLLADADDPLVTADWQGSDIEHWMAALQPPEEGASSTTSADATGAVLTSTDAAGNVQEQAYDVAGLLKSTWLTLKDSHRQDILKAMSYSAAGQKLHEEHGNGLITRYRYEPRTQRLAGIRTERPQGHTLGAKVLQDLRYTYDAVGNVLKVRDDAEAIRFWRNQKIEPECTYSYDSLYQLASATGREMANAARQGRQPPERQALDNATLTQYTRTYDYDSAGNLMRIRHSAPASGNSYTLDITISDRSNRGVVSALTEDPAQVDRLFTPGGMQRVLAPGQRLAWTPRGELHSVAPVTREGGVSDQESYRYDIGNQRILKVSSQLHAGTTQRHRVLYLPGLELRRASNDDRLSEDLQVASVVAGDAAQVRALRWISGKPDDIDNDQLRYAYADHLGSASLEVDGEGAVISQEVYYPFGGTAAWAARSEAQGRYKTVRYSGKERDATGLYYYGFRYYQPWAGRWLSADPAGTVDGLNLYGMVRGNPMTLCDPTGLEGKKKTLGAEGNRGGGQAAGQDSPQVTSPTATDAPTTSGGQSGQGPGSTDAHELNDDGFQVQTKRGNKSANRPANGNGNSSSTSTSRPNQTQRSVETSAEREAREHRESLAMNGQWDVTGSPLHERIKQRRGSLPDDLLAVGQRSSEEGIGALVYMVTGRTAAKGQHQGEGASHILEEHGSDVKKAGIAADQITPLIMTALVSGKEVGINSPAASNAIVHKVNFGNTDRLVTIVMRGNSVLTAYPFTKRKPFPFLAHKKR
- a CDS encoding NAD(P)/FAD-dependent oxidoreductase → MYRNTSTPADDNGCGWFHLSPQRKPRPAHQGRSEARWVVLGAGFTGLAAARQLALHHPHDEVVLVEAQEVGFGASGRNSGFAIDLPHDIGAPDYIGDLATARMNLKLNLRAQAILGQLIRQHGIDCQLHPDGKYQAAVEDKGLAVLEAYRSGLDKLDQPYQMIDARDLPEHLGTPFYRKALYTPGTQLLQPSALAKGLAESLPDNVTLYERTTITRLEQGSRITLHHAGGQIVADQLLLTNNAFASYFGFLPGRLLPIFTYASMTRPLTDNEQAGLGGKATWGIIPADPFGSTLRRTPDQRLLVRNSFSFNADGRAHQRYLDRAGRQHRTSFERRFPMLAGMPFEYTWGGSMCLSRNHQSHFGSLAPNVHAALCCNGLGITRGTATGTLLADWLCGERDELIDFLLGAEGPNRNPPEPLLSLGVNLNLHWGQRRAGLES
- a CDS encoding GlxA family transcriptional regulator; its protein translation is MVAEQQLTQRPAVQANPQVKPELRVGFVLMNQFTLVPVAGLVDSLRFAADKSFRSQQVYCQWDWMTLDDGPISASCGMPISPTKPLNLFAQYDYIVLAGGLLGETRNPPDWLLDALRDVHAANIPIIALCSGSFVLGKAGLLDGRRCAVHFTLRDEFKERFPQSTMVIDKSYVDDRGIITCPGGTAIDLAANLIRRHCGAVRAQKGLEYLLVDERAEQQDEQAASDGLYQNDRVQRAIAFMRSNLDASMTLKAVAEAVGTHPRQLHREFVANTQEPPANYWRKLRLEHARRLLVNTSQNITSIALACGFSDASHFILWFRKQYGETPYSFRKRRHEVERFDWHGDKVGLDPEL